A part of Ignavibacteriales bacterium genomic DNA contains:
- the pyrF gene encoding orotidine-5'-phosphate decarboxylase → MTAQEKFKKNIIEKKFICVGLDTDPDKLPDHIKKKKDAVFEFNKQIIEATYKNIAAYKINFAFYERYGSKGFDSLLRTVNEIPKDILIIGDAKRGDIGNTSDMYAKALYDHFGFDASTLHPLMGEDSLQPFLNYTNKINFLLALTSNHGASDFEKLKLDSGQFVYQRIIEKANHWNKNKNIGIVFGATQLSELKENINSFDDLYVLLPGVGAQGGSLAEVVREFKNVLSFNFLINVSRGIIYKSTGVDFASAANQELCKMNDQINKILFDK, encoded by the coding sequence ATGACTGCTCAAGAAAAATTCAAAAAGAATATTATTGAAAAGAAGTTCATTTGTGTCGGTTTAGATACCGATCCGGATAAACTTCCTGATCATATAAAAAAAAAGAAGGATGCAGTATTTGAATTCAACAAACAGATAATTGAAGCCACTTACAAAAATATAGCAGCTTATAAAATTAATTTTGCATTTTATGAAAGGTACGGCTCAAAAGGATTTGATTCTCTGTTAAGAACGGTTAATGAAATCCCTAAAGACATACTAATTATTGGAGATGCAAAAAGAGGAGACATCGGAAATACTTCTGATATGTATGCTAAAGCTCTTTATGATCATTTTGGATTTGATGCTTCAACACTCCATCCATTAATGGGGGAGGATTCATTGCAGCCATTTTTGAATTATACGAATAAAATCAATTTTCTTCTCGCACTCACTTCAAATCACGGGGCAAGTGATTTTGAAAAATTAAAACTTGATTCCGGGCAGTTTGTTTATCAGCGTATTATCGAAAAAGCAAATCATTGGAATAAAAATAAAAATATCGGGATAGTATTCGGAGCTACTCAATTAAGTGAATTAAAGGAAAACATTAATTCATTTGATGATCTTTATGTCCTGCTGCCGGGCGTTGGAGCGCAGGGTGGGAGTTTGGCAGAAGTTGTTCGTGAGTTTAAGAATGTTTTAAGTTTTAATTTTTTAATCAATGTCAGCCGTGGAATAATTTATAAAAGCACAGGAGTTGATTTTGCTTCTGCCGCAAATCAGGAATTATGTAAAATGAATGATCAAATAAATAAAATATTGTTCGATAAATAG
- the rodA gene encoding rod shape-determining protein RodA, with protein sequence MQIDYKIGDRFDFGIFGSALLLIGIGLIVIYSSTVNHPTASGNFDKQLTWSIISLICFFIIYSLPTNSFKIAAVPSYILSILLLMLVFVVGKKVSGAQSWFGFGSVGFQPSEIAKVGTILAMAAYLSRQQSNIESFKDILISLSIGLFPVALILLEPDMGTSIVFCGLILMMIFWKGISVFGLFVVLSPGFVAVSSLFGNYFFIGAIIIVVALLIFFKQDIFFSGSIFALNLGAGFFTDVVYHALSPHQQNRIKSFIDPNSDPLGAGYNAIQAQVAIGSGGIFGKGFLHGNQTQLQFIPEQWTDFIYCVIGEEFGFFGSFIVLILYFILIYRVLKIASSTKDEFISLIIIGFLSVYLIHFIINVGMVLGIMPVIGIPLPFVSYGGSSLLVNMIMLGIIANVYRTRKNYT encoded by the coding sequence ATGCAAATTGATTATAAAATTGGAGATCGTTTTGACTTTGGCATATTCGGTTCTGCTTTATTGCTGATTGGAATAGGTCTTATTGTGATTTACAGCTCTACTGTAAACCATCCGACTGCGAGTGGCAATTTCGATAAACAATTAACCTGGTCAATTATTTCACTAATATGTTTTTTTATTATTTATTCGCTTCCGACTAATAGTTTTAAAATAGCAGCGGTTCCATCATATATACTTTCCATCCTCCTTCTGATGCTGGTTTTCGTTGTTGGCAAAAAAGTTTCAGGCGCACAGAGCTGGTTCGGGTTCGGATCAGTTGGTTTTCAACCTTCGGAAATTGCAAAAGTTGGAACCATATTGGCAATGGCTGCTTACCTTTCCCGTCAACAATCAAACATAGAATCCTTCAAAGATATTCTGATCTCATTATCAATTGGTCTATTTCCTGTTGCACTTATTCTTCTTGAACCTGATATGGGAACTTCGATTGTATTCTGCGGACTAATATTGATGATGATTTTTTGGAAAGGAATAAGTGTATTCGGTTTATTCGTAGTTTTATCACCGGGCTTTGTTGCTGTGTCATCTTTGTTTGGAAATTACTTTTTCATTGGCGCAATTATAATAGTTGTAGCACTTCTAATCTTCTTTAAGCAGGATATTTTTTTTAGCGGTTCGATATTTGCCTTAAATCTTGGTGCAGGATTTTTTACCGACGTGGTTTATCATGCACTAAGCCCTCATCAGCAAAACAGAATTAAATCATTTATTGATCCCAACTCTGATCCTTTAGGTGCCGGCTACAATGCAATTCAAGCGCAAGTTGCAATAGGCAGCGGTGGAATTTTTGGTAAAGGATTTTTGCATGGCAATCAAACCCAACTGCAATTTATTCCTGAACAATGGACGGATTTCATTTATTGCGTGATAGGCGAGGAATTTGGTTTCTTTGGAAGTTTTATCGTGCTGATTTTATATTTCATTTTAATCTACCGCGTTTTAAAAATTGCTTCATCTACAAAAGATGAATTTATAAGTTTGATAATAATCGGATTCCTTTCTGTTTATCTCATTCATTTCATAATAAATGTTGGGATGGTGCTTGGAATAATGCCTGTCATAGGTATTCCGCTGCCTTTCGTAAGTTATGGCGGAAGTTCTTTGCTTGTCAATATGATTATGCTCGGGATTATCGCTAATGTTTATCGAACAAGAAAAAATTATACTTAA
- the mreD gene encoding rod shape-determining protein MreD produces the protein MRLSYILPVILFFPLLLIQVTVVPLFSLNGSVPDLLLIILVYYTLQHGQIYGTVLGFIFGFLFDLITGGLIGSAMISKTIAGFTAGYFSKETQRDQYLRSFLFCLIVLLCASVDSIIYSFFSSIDLSSNVLLLLFEQGLMPALYTSIISTILLLFSPRGGIR, from the coding sequence ATGCGATTAAGCTATATACTTCCAGTTATCTTATTCTTTCCACTTCTATTAATTCAGGTTACGGTTGTTCCGTTATTTTCGCTTAACGGCAGCGTACCGGACTTACTACTGATCATACTTGTTTATTATACGCTTCAGCATGGGCAAATTTATGGGACAGTATTAGGTTTTATTTTCGGTTTTTTATTCGATCTGATTACCGGCGGATTAATTGGAAGTGCAATGATCTCCAAAACAATTGCCGGATTTACTGCCGGTTATTTTTCTAAAGAGACACAACGAGATCAATATTTAAGATCGTTTTTATTTTGTCTGATTGTTCTTCTTTGTGCATCAGTAGATTCGATAATCTATTCTTTCTTTTCGAGTATTGATTTAAGCAGTAATGTTTTGCTGCTATTATTTGAGCAGGGATTGATGCCTGCTTTGTACACTTCCATTATATCAACCATTTTGCTTCTATTTTCTCCACGCGGCGGTATCAGATGA
- the mreC gene encoding rod shape-determining protein MreC: protein MFRLISYLWSNFKEYFILILLLVISFITLSLNNKAELQNVRAVAFGSFAAVSSIFSDIINTSSLRNENERLRFKNADLMLEVSKLRQYGIQNQELKGLVGLKDTANQPLIPAAIISKSLNQFQGSFTLNVGNEKGVKVGMPVLNDAGLIGIVYLVSDNYSVVRTLKNVDLKITVKDERSRVDGVMKWNGSEFAIVNVPKTYDFKEGDRIITSDLSSIIPAAIPVGVVKGLKNLETGIFNEIVIQSFVDFDKTENVFVLGIVQSKEKEYLEMNFYNRK from the coding sequence ATGTTCAGACTGATATCATATTTATGGTCTAATTTCAAAGAATATTTCATTCTAATTTTATTACTTGTCATTTCATTTATCACACTATCCCTTAACAACAAGGCTGAATTGCAAAATGTCCGGGCTGTGGCATTCGGAAGCTTCGCTGCTGTCTCCTCAATTTTCTCAGATATTATCAACACTTCATCTCTTAGAAATGAAAATGAGAGGCTGAGATTCAAGAATGCTGATCTTATGCTCGAAGTAAGCAAGTTGAGGCAGTATGGAATTCAGAATCAAGAATTGAAAGGTCTTGTTGGATTAAAAGATACAGCTAATCAACCTCTAATTCCTGCCGCGATAATTTCTAAGTCTCTAAATCAATTTCAGGGATCTTTTACCTTAAATGTTGGAAATGAAAAAGGGGTTAAAGTTGGAATGCCTGTTTTAAATGATGCAGGATTAATAGGGATTGTTTATTTAGTCTCGGATAATTATTCCGTCGTTCGGACATTGAAGAATGTTGACCTTAAAATTACAGTGAAAGATGAAAGAAGTCGGGTGGATGGTGTAATGAAATGGAATGGATCTGAATTTGCAATCGTTAATGTACCAAAGACGTACGATTTTAAGGAAGGGGATAGGATAATCACATCAGATTTAAGCTCGATTATTCCGGCAGCCATTCCGGTCGGTGTTGTGAAGGGGTTAAAAAATTTGGAGACTGGCATATTTAACGAAATTGTAATTCAATCATTTGTGGATTTCGACAAAACAGAAAATGTGTTTGTGCTTGGGATAGTTCAAAGTAAAGAAAAGGAATATCTCGAAATGAATTTTTATAATCGTAAATAA
- a CDS encoding rod shape-determining protein, translating to MGIFDLFSTDIAIDLGTANTLIYVKGKGIVLNEPSIVAFDKNTKRIIALGNKAKEMQGREHKEIKVTRPMRDGVIADFEIAEGMIRAFIKKVRAGAIASRRIVVAVPSGVTEVEKRAVRDSAEHAGAKEVHLIAEPMAAAIGIGIDVEAAVGSMIIDIGGGTTEIAVIALSGIVNEESIRIAGDEMNNAVMQFFKKNHNILIGERTAEAIKCEVGSAVPLKEEITIQVKGRDLVGGIPKTTEVSSVEIREALNEAVTQIVDAVRRTLERTPPELSADILDRGVMLTGGGALLKGLDERIRMETNLPVHVAEDPLTAVVRGAGKVIDNLNHYSKVLIRNRRY from the coding sequence ATGGGAATTTTCGATTTATTTTCTACTGATATTGCAATTGATTTGGGGACAGCCAATACTCTTATTTATGTCAAAGGGAAGGGGATAGTGTTGAACGAACCTTCGATCGTTGCATTTGATAAAAATACAAAACGTATCATTGCTCTTGGAAACAAAGCAAAGGAAATGCAAGGCAGAGAGCACAAGGAGATAAAAGTCACCAGACCAATGCGCGATGGAGTAATTGCAGATTTTGAAATTGCCGAAGGAATGATTCGTGCCTTTATTAAGAAAGTCAGGGCAGGGGCAATAGCAAGCAGAAGGATTGTTGTGGCAGTTCCGAGCGGTGTTACCGAAGTTGAGAAGCGAGCAGTTAGAGACAGCGCCGAACATGCCGGTGCTAAAGAAGTTCATTTGATTGCTGAGCCAATGGCAGCGGCAATCGGAATTGGAATCGATGTCGAAGCTGCTGTTGGAAGTATGATAATTGATATAGGAGGTGGAACAACTGAAATAGCAGTTATTGCTTTATCAGGAATAGTGAATGAAGAATCCATTCGGATTGCGGGCGATGAAATGAATAATGCCGTAATGCAATTCTTTAAAAAAAATCATAACATTTTAATTGGCGAAAGAACAGCAGAAGCCATTAAATGTGAAGTTGGTTCGGCTGTTCCGTTGAAAGAAGAAATTACTATACAAGTAAAAGGCAGAGACCTGGTCGGGGGTATTCCAAAGACAACTGAGGTCAGCTCGGTAGAAATTCGCGAAGCTTTAAACGAAGCTGTTACTCAAATAGTTGATGCTGTCCGCAGAACTCTTGAGCGCACGCCTCCGGAGCTTTCTGCAGATATTCTTGATAGAGGTGTGATGTTAACAGGGGGTGGTGCCCTCTTAAAAGGTTTAGATGAAAGAATCAGAATGGAAACTAATCTGCCCGTGCACGTTGCTGAAGATCCATTAACCGCAGTTGTTAGAGGTGCAGGAAAAGTTATAGATAATCTTAATCATTATTCGAAGGTTTTAATACGTAATAGAAGATATTAA
- the purH gene encoding bifunctional phosphoribosylaminoimidazolecarboxamide formyltransferase/IMP cyclohydrolase → MKKFALLSVSNKLKILELATALISEGYKIIATGNTAKLLFSANIEVIEISSLTGFPEILDGRVKTLHPKIFGGILYRRDNKNDLHQISQFDINPIDIVCVNLYPFVETIKKPNVTLEECIENIDIGGPSLIRAGAKNHKFVSVLTNPDQYDSFIKELKKGEVSFETKRALAVEAFSHTANYDTHIANFLENKFELPKSYFRINYKKEKDLRYGENPHQQALIFGEFNSYFDVFHGKEISYNNILDLVAAVELTEDLGRNSCAIIKHNNPAGAAIGNNPLDAYVKALKCDPVSAFGGIVVTSFVIDENLALKLNEIFLEIVCAPEFTEGAVNILLKKKDRRLIRQLKPVSHSSPKMNYKNIPGGVLAQDSDSISLVDNQLKTVTDVKPTAKQMEDLKFAWIVSKHTKSNAIVFAKDKTTLAVGAGQMSRLDSVKIAAIKAKEHGLDLRDSVAASDAFFPFADGLLEIIKCGAVSVIQPGGSVRDKEVIDAANQNKISMVFTGIRHFKH, encoded by the coding sequence TTGAAAAAGTTTGCTTTACTAAGTGTATCCAATAAATTAAAAATACTTGAGCTTGCCACAGCATTAATCTCTGAAGGTTATAAAATCATTGCGACAGGAAATACCGCCAAATTACTTTTTTCGGCAAACATAGAAGTGATCGAGATAAGCAGCCTGACGGGCTTTCCTGAAATTCTTGACGGTCGTGTTAAAACTCTTCATCCTAAAATATTTGGCGGAATACTTTATCGAAGAGATAATAAAAACGACCTGCATCAGATTAGTCAATTTGATATAAATCCAATTGATATTGTCTGTGTTAATCTTTATCCTTTCGTTGAGACAATTAAGAAACCAAATGTTACTTTGGAAGAATGTATTGAAAATATTGATATTGGCGGTCCAAGTCTAATCAGAGCGGGGGCAAAAAATCATAAATTTGTTTCAGTACTTACGAATCCTGATCAATATGATTCTTTCATCAAAGAATTGAAGAAGGGTGAGGTAAGTTTTGAAACAAAAAGGGCACTTGCAGTTGAAGCTTTTTCGCACACAGCAAATTACGATACTCACATTGCAAACTTCCTCGAAAATAAATTTGAACTGCCGAAATCTTATTTTAGAATAAATTATAAAAAAGAAAAAGACCTCCGCTACGGAGAAAACCCCCACCAACAGGCTTTAATCTTTGGAGAATTTAATTCTTACTTCGATGTTTTCCATGGCAAAGAGATTTCTTACAATAATATTTTAGATTTGGTAGCAGCGGTTGAACTGACCGAAGATCTTGGTAGAAATTCATGCGCAATAATTAAACACAATAATCCTGCAGGTGCAGCTATTGGAAACAACCCCCTTGATGCTTACGTAAAAGCTTTAAAGTGTGATCCGGTCTCTGCCTTTGGTGGAATTGTAGTTACAAGTTTTGTGATTGATGAAAATTTAGCCTTAAAGCTAAATGAAATATTTTTAGAAATTGTTTGTGCGCCCGAATTTACCGAAGGTGCAGTAAATATTTTACTTAAGAAAAAAGATAGACGGCTGATCAGGCAGCTAAAACCTGTGTCACACTCATCACCAAAAATGAACTATAAAAATATTCCCGGCGGAGTGCTCGCTCAGGATTCTGATAGTATTAGCTTAGTAGATAATCAATTAAAAACCGTAACTGATGTAAAGCCAACTGCAAAGCAAATGGAAGATCTTAAATTTGCGTGGATAGTTTCTAAACACACAAAATCGAATGCAATAGTTTTTGCAAAAGATAAAACTACCCTTGCTGTTGGGGCAGGGCAAATGTCCCGCTTAGATTCGGTGAAAATAGCCGCGATCAAAGCAAAAGAGCATGGACTTGATTTAAGAGATTCGGTTGCTGCATCCGATGCATTCTTTCCATTCGCAGACGGACTTCTAGAAATTATTAAATGCGGAGCTGTGTCAGTTATTCAACCAGGAGGCTCGGTGAGGGATAAAGAAGTTATAGATGCAGCTAATCAAAATAAAATTTCAATGGTATTCACAGGAATAAGACACTTTAAACATTAA
- the purN gene encoding phosphoribosylglycinamide formyltransferase — translation MKISVFVSGRGSNLNAIINSAELKNKVEVALIISDKVFCPAFEIAKNNSIPHYTLGTKQGGVAIDELLNLFDQNNIELIVLAGYLKIVPIEITNSYKNRIINIHPALLPSFGGKGMYGMKVHIAVFDSSCKVSGATVHFVDESYDTGKIIAQRCVDISDVKSPEEIAARVLEVEHQLLPNVIKMFYENRIRFENGRVQVTY, via the coding sequence GTGAAAATATCCGTTTTTGTATCCGGCAGAGGTTCTAACCTAAATGCAATTATCAATTCCGCAGAATTAAAGAATAAAGTTGAAGTTGCTTTAATCATCAGCGATAAAGTTTTTTGTCCGGCGTTTGAAATAGCAAAAAATAATTCTATTCCTCATTACACTTTAGGAACCAAGCAGGGGGGAGTAGCGATTGATGAACTTTTAAATTTGTTCGACCAAAACAATATTGAGTTAATTGTTCTTGCAGGCTATCTTAAAATTGTTCCAATTGAAATAACAAACAGTTACAAGAATCGAATTATTAATATTCATCCGGCATTGCTTCCTTCATTTGGTGGGAAGGGGATGTATGGAATGAAAGTTCACATAGCAGTGTTTGATTCATCTTGCAAAGTATCGGGAGCTACCGTTCACTTTGTTGATGAATCTTATGATACTGGAAAAATTATTGCTCAAAGATGTGTTGATATTTCGGATGTTAAATCTCCGGAAGAAATAGCAGCACGTGTTTTAGAAGTTGAACACCAACTATTACCGAATGTAATAAAAATGTTTTACGAAAATCGAATCCGTTTTGAGAACGGAAGAGTTCAAGTAACTTATTGA
- a CDS encoding DEAD/DEAH box helicase family protein translates to MSPLNINEKETRYSIIDPLLTKAGWNLADHTQVGFEIPVQNYDKTRVTGFSDYCLFKANGDILAVIEAKRTSRDPRVGKQQVLEYVEELEKKQSFRPFAFMSNGDDTFFWDSENTAERHVAGFFSRKNLERLLHLKQNRKPLNSIQIKESIVNRSYQVEAIRRIAEALDVKMKRKALLVMATGTGKTRTIMALIDVLLKANAAQKILFLADRDSLVTQALTDGFKQHLPNESRTRIRTYDLSTDARVYVSTLQTLELCYNKFTPADFDVIISDECHRSIYNKFTDVLAYFDAVQIGLTATPAEFIERDTFKFFDCDGKTPTFLYPFDDAVKEKYLVDFNVYAAQTKFQRKGVKGIDLSEEEKSILRSNGIDPDELNFEGTDLERKVTNKDTLRAQWEEFMDNCLKDKSGQYPGKTIVFAVTHNHAMRLSETFNEMFPQFPNLVQVIDSKMERADVLLEKFKKEDMPRIAISVDMLDTGVDIPEIVNLAFMKPVNSQIKFWQMIGRGTRSHEACKVYDWLPNGIKESFLIIDYWQNFEQVKIDDTNKQVPIRVTIFNTRLAKLQMFLGDQESDDAKRIINNLRSDITDIPLDSFSVHKVYKDVKDAWQNDFWNFITRDKIEFLRLKVAPLLRFVPGMNNDEAFFISKMERLGLNFLQRKDLATAIDSIKEDVSMLPTNLAQVAQHIRVINDLLTNKFWQEANLTKIDETKETLAPIMKYKMPRPSLVIELGLDDIIESRRWVILRKDNQKVYIEEYRKRVEAKILELAEKHPAIIKLKKGEALGIDDLLDLELTLSKELKVEDISLDEENMLKAYGVKVGSFVDFLKHALNIEKIPSYEDVVKKAFDAFILEHNYNADQSRFLRAVQNVFVQRRKLEPADLYEEPFTNFGSNAVDKLFTEDDVNELVVLTKKLVA, encoded by the coding sequence TTGAGCCCCTTAAACATCAACGAAAAAGAAACCCGTTACTCTATTATAGACCCGCTTCTAACAAAAGCAGGCTGGAACCTCGCCGATCATACCCAGGTTGGATTTGAAATCCCCGTTCAGAATTATGACAAAACTCGTGTAACTGGATTTAGTGATTACTGTTTGTTTAAAGCTAATGGTGATATTCTTGCTGTAATTGAAGCTAAAAGGACCAGTCGTGATCCAAGAGTAGGTAAGCAGCAAGTACTTGAATATGTTGAGGAGTTAGAAAAGAAACAATCGTTCCGCCCATTTGCATTTATGAGCAATGGTGACGATACTTTCTTCTGGGATTCTGAAAACACTGCTGAAAGACACGTTGCCGGATTTTTCTCTCGCAAGAATCTTGAACGACTGTTACATCTTAAACAGAATCGTAAACCACTTAACTCAATCCAGATAAAAGAATCAATTGTAAATCGTTCATACCAGGTTGAAGCTATAAGACGAATAGCTGAAGCACTTGATGTTAAAATGAAACGTAAAGCTCTTCTTGTAATGGCTACAGGTACAGGAAAAACCCGTACTATTATGGCTCTTATTGATGTTTTACTTAAGGCTAATGCTGCACAGAAGATCTTATTCCTTGCCGACAGGGATAGTTTAGTAACTCAGGCTCTTACTGATGGATTTAAACAGCACTTGCCAAATGAGTCAAGAACCAGGATTAGAACTTATGACCTTTCGACTGATGCTCGTGTGTATGTTTCTACTCTTCAGACGCTAGAGCTTTGTTACAATAAATTTACTCCCGCCGATTTTGATGTTATTATCTCAGATGAATGCCATCGTTCCATCTATAATAAGTTTACTGATGTGCTTGCATACTTCGATGCTGTACAAATAGGATTAACTGCTACTCCTGCTGAGTTTATTGAACGTGATACTTTTAAGTTCTTTGACTGTGATGGTAAGACCCCTACATTCCTTTATCCCTTTGATGATGCAGTTAAAGAAAAATACCTGGTGGATTTTAATGTGTATGCTGCTCAAACTAAGTTCCAGAGAAAAGGCGTTAAAGGTATTGATCTCTCAGAAGAAGAAAAATCAATATTGCGTTCAAATGGAATTGATCCGGATGAACTAAACTTTGAAGGTACTGATCTTGAAAGAAAGGTAACTAACAAAGATACTCTTCGTGCCCAGTGGGAAGAGTTTATGGATAATTGTTTGAAAGATAAATCAGGACAATACCCAGGTAAGACAATTGTCTTTGCAGTTACCCATAACCACGCAATGAGATTGTCAGAGACATTCAACGAAATGTTCCCGCAATTTCCTAATCTCGTTCAGGTTATTGATTCCAAAATGGAAAGGGCAGACGTACTGCTTGAAAAATTCAAGAAAGAAGATATGCCCCGGATTGCAATCTCTGTTGATATGCTTGATACCGGAGTTGACATCCCCGAGATAGTTAATCTTGCTTTTATGAAACCTGTTAACTCTCAGATTAAATTCTGGCAGATGATTGGCAGAGGTACAAGAAGCCACGAAGCTTGTAAAGTTTATGACTGGCTACCAAACGGTATTAAGGAAAGCTTTTTAATTATAGACTACTGGCAGAACTTTGAGCAAGTTAAGATTGATGATACTAATAAACAGGTTCCGATAAGAGTTACAATTTTCAATACTCGTCTGGCTAAACTCCAAATGTTTTTAGGTGATCAGGAAAGTGATGATGCAAAACGTATTATAAATAACTTACGTTCTGATATAACAGATATTCCTCTCGATTCATTCTCGGTGCATAAGGTGTATAAAGATGTTAAGGATGCCTGGCAAAATGATTTCTGGAATTTTATTACTCGCGATAAGATCGAATTTCTAAGATTAAAAGTTGCGCCGCTTTTAAGATTTGTTCCGGGAATGAATAACGATGAAGCTTTCTTTATTAGCAAGATGGAAAGACTTGGACTGAACTTCCTGCAAAGAAAAGATTTGGCTACTGCAATTGATTCAATCAAAGAAGATGTTTCGATGTTGCCAACAAACCTTGCGCAGGTTGCTCAACATATCCGTGTTATAAATGATTTATTAACCAATAAATTCTGGCAGGAAGCTAACCTCACTAAGATTGATGAAACTAAAGAAACTCTCGCTCCGATAATGAAATACAAAATGCCAAGACCTTCTTTGGTTATTGAACTTGGACTTGATGATATTATTGAATCACGCCGCTGGGTAATACTCAGAAAAGATAACCAGAAAGTTTACATTGAAGAATATAGAAAACGAGTTGAGGCAAAGATACTTGAACTTGCAGAAAAGCATCCTGCAATTATAAAACTTAAAAAGGGTGAAGCTCTTGGTATTGATGACCTGCTTGATCTTGAACTTACACTTAGCAAAGAATTAAAAGTAGAAGATATTTCTCTTGATGAAGAAAATATGTTAAAAGCTTATGGAGTTAAAGTTGGCAGCTTTGTTGATTTCTTAAAGCACGCATTAAACATTGAGAAGATACCAAGTTATGAAGATGTTGTTAAAAAAGCTTTTGATGCTTTCATACTTGAACACAATTACAATGCAGATCAATCTCGTTTCTTAAGGGCAGTGCAGAATGTATTTGTTCAAAGAAGAAAACTTGAACCGGCAGATCTATACGAAGAACCCTTCACAAACTTTGGAAGTAATGCAGTTGATAAATTATTTACTGAAGATGATGTAAATGAATTGGTAGTGTTAACTAAGAAATTGGTGGCTTAA
- a CDS encoding endonuclease domain-containing protein has translation MSLNSRKKLVEVAKVVCRDLRKRATDSEEKLWEQLRNRQLLNKKFYRQYPIFYDLTGRESFFVADFYCYEEKLIIELDGEYHKYRLTEDIERTLILDRLGLKVIRFKNNEVEGNINAVLGKITEELLTHPSPSLSKRRAY, from the coding sequence ATGAGCTTAAATAGCAGAAAAAAATTAGTTGAAGTTGCAAAGGTTGTTTGCAGAGATTTAAGAAAACGAGCTACGGATTCAGAAGAAAAACTTTGGGAACAGTTAAGGAACAGACAATTATTGAATAAAAAATTTTACAGGCAGTATCCGATATTTTATGATTTGACCGGCAGAGAATCTTTTTTTGTAGCTGACTTTTATTGTTATGAAGAAAAATTAATAATTGAACTCGATGGTGAGTATCATAAATATAGATTGACAGAAGATATTGAAAGAACACTTATATTAGACAGGCTTGGATTAAAAGTAATAAGGTTTAAGAATAATGAGGTTGAAGGAAATATCAATGCTGTTTTGGGAAAAATAACAGAAGAATTATTAACTCATCCCAGCCCTTCTCTTAGTAAGAGAAGGGCTTATTAG